From one Aquicella siphonis genomic stretch:
- the purB gene encoding adenylosuccinate lyase, with amino-acid sequence MDTASLMALSPLDGRYHEKVSSLRAIFSEYGLIRFRVMVEIRWIELLSEFGNLPEIPSLSAHAKQILNDIIDNFSLQDALRVKHIESGINHDVKAVEYFIKEKIGGNEELGAISEFIHFGCTSEDINNLSYGLMLQTARKQCILPALDDLLLLLRRFAHEHAHVPMLSRTHGQPATPTTVGKEIANIIARLQRQVDQLNNVQVLGKINGASGNYNAFVIAYPEADWQCLSKNFVTRLGLDWNAYTTQIEPHDCMAEFFAVMVRINNIILDFNRDTWGYIALNYFRQKSFSNEVGSSTMPHKVNPIDFENSEGNLGIANALYEHMIAKLPVSRWQRDLSDSTVLRNIGVAVGHSLLAYQSTSKGLEKLTPNLDVITADLDRHWEVLAEAVQTVMRRFKLEQPYEKLKSFTRGKRIDKISLQQFIADLPLPENAKKQLLELTPGEYIGYAEELASRI; translated from the coding sequence ATGGATACCGCTTCATTAATGGCTCTCTCGCCTTTAGACGGCCGTTATCACGAAAAAGTTTCTTCCTTGCGCGCCATTTTCAGCGAATATGGTTTAATCCGGTTTCGCGTCATGGTGGAAATCCGCTGGATTGAATTGTTATCGGAATTTGGCAATCTTCCCGAAATTCCCTCACTAAGCGCGCACGCCAAACAAATATTGAATGACATCATAGACAATTTTTCCCTGCAGGATGCCCTGCGAGTCAAACACATTGAATCCGGCATTAATCATGACGTGAAAGCCGTTGAATATTTCATCAAGGAAAAAATCGGCGGCAATGAAGAGTTAGGCGCAATCAGCGAATTCATTCATTTCGGCTGCACTTCGGAAGACATTAATAACCTGTCATACGGATTGATGCTGCAGACCGCGCGCAAACAATGCATACTGCCCGCGTTGGATGATTTGCTCCTGCTGCTGAGACGCTTCGCGCACGAACACGCCCATGTGCCCATGTTGTCGCGCACGCACGGACAACCCGCTACGCCGACAACCGTCGGAAAAGAAATTGCCAATATCATCGCGCGCCTGCAACGGCAAGTGGACCAGTTAAATAACGTTCAAGTCCTGGGCAAAATCAACGGCGCATCAGGAAATTACAATGCGTTTGTGATCGCTTATCCGGAAGCTGACTGGCAATGTCTGAGCAAAAATTTTGTGACACGACTGGGTTTGGACTGGAATGCCTATACTACTCAGATTGAACCTCACGACTGCATGGCTGAGTTTTTTGCCGTCATGGTCCGCATCAACAATATTATCCTGGATTTCAACCGGGACACGTGGGGATACATAGCACTTAATTATTTCAGGCAAAAATCATTCTCCAATGAAGTCGGATCTTCCACCATGCCGCACAAGGTCAATCCCATTGACTTTGAAAACTCTGAAGGCAACCTGGGCATTGCAAACGCCTTGTATGAACACATGATTGCGAAACTTCCGGTCTCCCGCTGGCAAAGGGATTTGTCTGATTCAACCGTATTACGAAATATAGGCGTGGCAGTCGGGCATTCGCTGCTCGCTTACCAGTCAACCAGCAAGGGACTGGAAAAACTGACGCCCAACCTGGATGTGATCACCGCAGACCTCGACCGTCACTGGGAAGTACTGGCGGAAGCGGTGCAAACCGTCATGCGCCGTTTCAAACTGGAACAGCCGTATGAAAAATTAAAGTCATTTACCCGCGGCAAACGCATAGACAAAATCTCGCTGCAACAATTCATCGCTGATTTGCCTTTGCCTGAAAACGCAAAAAAACAGTTGCTTGAACTGACGCCGGGTGAATACATAGGCTATGCAGAAGAACTGGCCAGCAGGATTTAA
- a CDS encoding YiiX/YebB-like N1pC/P60 family cysteine hydrolase, with protein MFKSAYLKLRDKINNWLINEPAAAEIMPYDFNRLKYEIRPGDVLLVEGRSRISKIIRTITQSPWTHAALYIGRMIDFEDEEIKKLVRSHLPDEISDNTRLIVEDMLDQGTVITPLNFYHNHHIRICRPIGITPADLHLVVNYAIKALGQPYNVRHLLDLTRFMLPWTILPRRWGSSLFRTSSGEPESGICSSLIAEAFTSVHFPILPFVKPDEVQGIEVFQRNPYLFTPKDFDYSPYFEIIKYPLFNPDEPLPYYRRLPWTKSGFLHHDDGILAGPQKKTKKSLFKRKEPDLPETQPEQKERASSQADEADTPKSSHEKEP; from the coding sequence ATGTTCAAGTCTGCTTATTTGAAATTACGCGATAAAATCAATAACTGGCTAATTAATGAACCAGCGGCGGCTGAAATCATGCCTTATGATTTTAACCGTCTGAAATATGAAATTCGCCCCGGGGATGTTTTACTGGTCGAGGGCCGCAGCAGAATCAGTAAAATTATCCGTACCATCACCCAGAGCCCATGGACGCACGCGGCTTTATATATAGGCCGCATGATTGATTTCGAAGATGAAGAAATCAAGAAGCTGGTACGCAGCCACTTGCCAGATGAAATTTCGGACAATACTCGCCTGATTGTTGAGGATATGCTCGATCAAGGCACTGTGATCACACCCCTCAATTTTTACCACAATCATCATATCCGCATTTGCCGCCCTATAGGCATCACACCTGCCGACCTGCATCTGGTTGTGAATTATGCGATCAAGGCACTGGGGCAGCCTTATAATGTCAGGCATTTGCTTGACCTGACCCGGTTCATGCTGCCCTGGACCATTCTGCCCAGGCGCTGGGGATCATCCCTGTTCCGGACCTCCAGCGGCGAACCGGAAAGCGGCATTTGTTCATCGTTGATCGCGGAAGCCTTTACTTCTGTACATTTCCCTATTTTACCTTTTGTGAAGCCCGATGAAGTGCAAGGCATAGAAGTTTTTCAACGCAATCCTTACTTGTTCACTCCCAAGGATTTTGATTATTCACCCTATTTCGAAATCATCAAGTATCCATTATTCAACCCGGATGAACCTCTGCCTTATTATCGCAGGCTGCCATGGACGAAAAGCGGATTTTTGCATCATGATGACGGCATCCTCGCAGGCCCGCAAAAAAAAACCAAGAAGAGCCTGTTTAAGCGCAAAGAGCCCGATCTTCCCGAAACACAGCCAGAACAAAAGGAACGCGCATCCAGCCAGGCTGACGAAGCGGACACACCTAAATCCTCCCATGAAAAGGAACCCTAG
- a CDS encoding tyrosine-type recombinase/integrase codes for MAQTNVIPQPLFDTLENIHAVPEHLAGYLDSLNIPPAKKELQLCVEFLKSYAQSKDTFSSYRREVERLLHWSWLICRKPLIEITRNDIRDYLQFIHSPPQSWMATKVANRFIDTSDGLRKPNPEWRPFVVKVSKAARRHGKQPRKSQYQLSNKSIEAIFAVLSSMFTYLQQEEYLESNPVSLIRQKKGYIQRQQTRKVTRKLSRLQWIYVINTSEEMARINPAHERTLFLMSAFYLLGLRISELSYAPGRMATMGNFAPDKRGLWWYTTIGKGNKIRDVAVPDELLSALKRYRTYLNLTPLPHRDDPTPLFPKLKGKQGLGARQIRNIVQTVFDRAIEKLVTANKTDEAEDLAAATVHWLRHTAISSEVEYRPREHIRDDVGHENPATMDKYIDTDRVARHRSAQGKPLKPQSTE; via the coding sequence ATGGCGCAAACCAATGTTATCCCACAGCCTTTGTTTGATACATTGGAAAACATCCATGCCGTCCCGGAACATCTTGCCGGCTATCTGGATTCACTGAATATTCCTCCAGCGAAGAAAGAACTCCAATTATGCGTGGAGTTTCTCAAGAGTTATGCCCAGTCAAAAGACACATTTTCATCTTATCGCCGCGAAGTCGAACGCCTGTTGCACTGGTCCTGGCTGATATGCAGAAAACCGTTAATCGAGATCACGCGTAACGACATACGGGATTATTTGCAATTTATTCATTCCCCGCCCCAATCCTGGATGGCAACAAAAGTGGCTAATAGGTTTATAGATACCTCTGATGGCCTGCGCAAACCCAATCCTGAATGGCGTCCGTTTGTTGTAAAAGTCAGCAAAGCCGCGAGGCGCCATGGAAAACAACCCAGAAAATCCCAATATCAATTGAGCAACAAATCCATAGAAGCCATCTTCGCCGTCCTGAGTTCCATGTTCACCTATTTGCAGCAGGAAGAATATCTGGAAAGTAATCCCGTTTCATTGATACGGCAAAAGAAAGGTTACATACAACGCCAGCAAACCCGCAAGGTCACGCGAAAGTTAAGCAGACTGCAATGGATTTATGTAATCAACACCAGCGAAGAAATGGCCAGGATAAACCCTGCGCATGAACGCACATTGTTTTTGATGTCAGCTTTTTATTTGCTGGGATTACGCATATCGGAATTATCATATGCCCCGGGCCGCATGGCGACCATGGGAAATTTCGCTCCGGACAAGCGAGGCCTATGGTGGTACACCACCATAGGCAAGGGAAATAAAATCCGCGATGTGGCCGTGCCGGATGAGCTGCTCAGTGCGTTGAAGCGTTACCGCACCTATTTGAATCTGACACCGCTGCCCCACCGCGACGACCCCACTCCCCTGTTTCCCAAACTTAAAGGAAAACAAGGCCTGGGCGCCCGTCAAATCAGAAACATCGTGCAAACAGTGTTTGACCGGGCCATTGAAAAACTGGTCACGGCGAATAAAACAGATGAAGCGGAAGATCTTGCGGCCGCGACTGTCCACTGGCTGCGTCATACCGCCATATCCAGTGAAGTCGAATACCGGCCGCGCGAGCATATACGCGACGATGTCGGGCATGAAAATCCGGCGACCATGGATAAGTATATAGACACTGACAGAGTGGCAAGACACCGTTCGGCGCAAGGCAAGCCGCTCAAACCACAGTCGACTGAATGA
- a CDS encoding DUF2845 domain-containing protein, with translation MKNTHTHLMFVIIGISLPAMSFAFFCPTNFSQIDFGMTTDQVTQACGKPDSQKESTKTNDNIPQEWSYYIPQTVSMGGSTPNQQGTLKTSVTFDDKGKAINISVNGIGVGATTICGSNIQLGDSRDAVKSACGDPSFVNKQSSGASANQQATKVVEYIYSSANPPTTLIFEDGKLTDKK, from the coding sequence ATGAAAAACACACATACGCACCTGATGTTCGTAATTATCGGTATCAGTCTCCCAGCCATGAGCTTCGCGTTTTTCTGCCCCACCAATTTCAGCCAGATTGACTTTGGCATGACGACAGACCAGGTCACGCAAGCCTGCGGTAAACCAGACAGTCAAAAAGAATCGACCAAAACCAATGACAATATTCCCCAGGAATGGAGTTATTACATTCCCCAGACGGTCTCCATGGGCGGCAGCACTCCCAATCAGCAAGGCACGCTTAAAACCAGCGTGACCTTCGATGACAAGGGAAAAGCCATCAATATCAGCGTGAACGGCATCGGCGTGGGCGCGACCACGATATGCGGTTCCAACATTCAATTAGGGGATAGCCGCGACGCGGTCAAATCCGCCTGCGGAGATCCCAGCTTCGTCAACAAACAGTCATCAGGCGCGTCCGCCAATCAGCAGGCAACAAAAGTAGTGGAATACATTTATAGCAGCGCCAATCCGCCGACGACATTGATTTTTGAAGACGGGAAGCTGACGGATAAAAAATAA
- a CDS encoding protease inhibitor I42 family protein: MRMISQSLLALLPVLISMTAFAGKTVTPADGGADYVYTEDKPNFTVTSGHPEFVLKLKSNPSTGYSWFLREYDANLISPVKHSFQQPAKNLIGAPGYELWTFRAKPGAFTVPQQTTIRMVYARPWSGSDNSTQLVFRVTTQGK, encoded by the coding sequence ATGAGAATGATTTCGCAAAGCCTGCTTGCGTTGCTTCCTGTCCTGATCAGCATGACGGCATTCGCGGGTAAAACCGTCACGCCGGCAGATGGCGGCGCGGATTATGTTTATACGGAAGACAAGCCGAATTTTACCGTCACATCAGGGCATCCTGAATTCGTGTTGAAATTGAAGTCCAATCCTTCAACCGGTTACTCATGGTTTTTGCGTGAATATGACGCAAACCTGATTTCCCCGGTCAAGCATTCATTTCAGCAGCCGGCCAAAAACCTGATTGGTGCGCCGGGATATGAATTATGGACTTTCCGCGCCAAGCCGGGAGCGTTTACCGTGCCGCAGCAGACGACCATACGCATGGTATATGCGCGCCCCTGGTCTGGAAGCGATAATTCTACACAACTGGTGTTCAGGGTCACCACTCAAGGCAAATAA
- the lpxK gene encoding tetraacyldisaccharide 4'-kinase: MKLDLSRCWYQKSLHPCLLLLLPFSWLFGACAAIRRWLYRAGWLRIRRFNVPVIVVGNISVGGTGKTPFVIRLVQLLESSGYRPGLVSRGVGGRKHTRPRCVRPEDTPHEVGDEAVLLVRRTGCPLVVGVDRVAAVRELLRNTQCNIVISDDGLQHYRLGRDLEVVVVDGVRGCGNGYLLPAGPLREPKSRLGSVDFVVVNGGSGHENYAMTLEPSQFISVRDADVKISLADFPRDSVHAVAGIGHPERFFKLLSSAGFAVTRHVFPDHHLYQARELNFNDTRAVIMTEKDAVKCAAFANDHFWYLSITAKINVKLEQAILTKLKSLENVDDENDFAKPACVASCPDQHDGIRG, from the coding sequence ATGAAGCTTGATCTGTCCCGTTGCTGGTATCAAAAGTCACTGCATCCCTGTCTTCTCCTGTTATTGCCATTTTCATGGCTGTTTGGTGCATGCGCAGCCATCCGGCGCTGGCTTTACCGCGCGGGGTGGCTGCGGATACGCCGTTTCAACGTTCCTGTGATCGTAGTGGGAAATATTTCGGTCGGCGGAACCGGAAAAACACCATTCGTCATCCGGCTTGTGCAGTTGCTGGAATCGTCAGGATATCGTCCAGGATTGGTCAGCCGCGGGGTGGGCGGCAGAAAACATACCAGACCGCGCTGTGTCAGGCCGGAGGATACGCCGCATGAAGTGGGTGATGAAGCGGTGTTACTGGTCAGGCGTACCGGTTGTCCGCTGGTGGTTGGGGTTGACAGAGTCGCCGCTGTGCGCGAATTATTGCGAAACACCCAGTGCAACATTGTGATCAGTGACGATGGTCTTCAGCATTACCGGCTGGGACGCGATCTTGAGGTTGTCGTGGTGGATGGCGTCAGGGGCTGCGGCAACGGTTATTTATTGCCGGCAGGTCCGCTGCGCGAACCGAAGTCCAGGCTGGGATCGGTTGATTTCGTGGTAGTGAATGGCGGAAGCGGTCATGAGAATTACGCCATGACACTAGAGCCTTCTCAATTTATCTCTGTGCGCGATGCCGACGTCAAAATCAGCCTGGCGGATTTTCCTCGCGACAGCGTTCACGCTGTTGCCGGCATAGGCCACCCCGAGCGGTTTTTCAAGCTGTTATCTTCCGCCGGTTTTGCTGTCACCAGACATGTGTTTCCCGATCACCATCTTTACCAGGCGCGCGAGTTGAATTTCAACGATACCCGGGCTGTTATCATGACGGAAAAGGACGCGGTTAAGTGCGCTGCGTTTGCCAATGACCATTTCTGGTATTTAAGCATTACGGCTAAAATTAATGTTAAACTGGAACAGGCAATACTCACAAAACTCAAATCTCTGGAGAATGTCGACGATGAGAATGATTTCGCAAAGCCTGCTTGCGTTGCTTCCTGTCCTGATCAGCATGACGGCATTCGCGGGTAA
- the msbA gene encoding lipid A export permease/ATP-binding protein MsbA, whose amino-acid sequence MTKEKNRRVANAFYIYSRLFAYVRRYWPALVIAGVASMLYSGVDSWFIYFLKPLLNKGLVDKNQAFLEYAPWLVLGVFLARGAASFLSNYYIASASRGVIMNLRQDLFAHLQKLPARYYDHSTTGQVLSVLLYGVDQVANASADVLTTAIQALFLIIGLVIVMLTISWKLTLLYFVIIPLVTVIMRVASLRIRRLSLSIQDSIAELSHRAEENIEGYKVVRSFEGQEYEAEKFNKAARTNRQREMKVVVARTLSVSAVQIITAAALSLTLYIASWEIADSLLTPGGFVAMVAAMLALLKPMKDMAFVQNKLYRGLAGAQSVFELLDEKTEEDTGTKVLSRARGKIQFSKVNFTYDDNRKVLQDISFSIEPGEIVALVGRSGSGKSTLVSLLPRFYSNYSGDIRIDDVSIREYRLKDLRRQFALVSQNVTLFHDTVLKNIAYGRFDTVSEEEIISAARASYAMEFIERLPDGIHSLIGENGVLLSGGQRQRIAIARAILKDAPILILDEATSALDTESERYIQAALEGLMKNRTTLVIAHRLSTIEHADKIIVLDEGRIIEAGKHEELLNRNGHYARLHRMQFKDLPQVLDAVNEA is encoded by the coding sequence ATGACAAAAGAAAAAAACCGCCGGGTCGCCAACGCTTTTTATATCTATTCGCGTCTTTTTGCCTATGTGCGCCGTTACTGGCCTGCGCTGGTGATAGCGGGAGTGGCCAGCATGTTGTATTCAGGCGTGGACTCATGGTTTATTTACTTTCTAAAACCTTTATTAAACAAGGGATTGGTAGATAAAAACCAGGCTTTTCTTGAATATGCTCCCTGGCTGGTGCTGGGTGTGTTTCTGGCGCGCGGGGCGGCCAGTTTCTTGTCCAATTATTATATCGCATCCGCCTCACGCGGCGTCATCATGAACCTGCGCCAGGATTTGTTTGCGCATCTGCAGAAACTCCCGGCACGGTATTATGATCATTCCACAACGGGACAAGTCTTGTCCGTTCTCCTCTACGGCGTCGACCAGGTCGCCAATGCCAGCGCCGATGTGCTGACAACCGCGATACAGGCATTGTTTCTTATCATCGGTCTTGTGATTGTCATGCTTACCATCAGCTGGAAACTGACACTTTTGTACTTTGTGATTATTCCTCTCGTTACCGTGATCATGCGCGTTGCCAGTCTGCGTATACGGCGTCTGAGTCTCAGTATACAGGATTCTATCGCTGAACTCAGTCATCGCGCGGAAGAGAATATCGAAGGGTATAAGGTCGTGCGCTCGTTTGAGGGACAGGAGTATGAAGCAGAGAAATTCAATAAGGCGGCGCGCACCAACCGTCAGCGTGAAATGAAAGTGGTTGTTGCCCGTACCCTCAGTGTTTCTGCCGTGCAAATCATTACTGCGGCGGCGCTGTCCTTGACACTCTATATCGCAAGCTGGGAAATTGCAGACTCATTGCTCACGCCGGGCGGCTTTGTCGCCATGGTCGCCGCCATGCTGGCGCTGCTCAAGCCCATGAAGGACATGGCGTTTGTGCAAAACAAACTGTACCGGGGGCTCGCGGGCGCGCAAAGTGTCTTTGAACTGCTGGATGAAAAAACTGAAGAAGATACCGGTACAAAAGTTTTATCACGTGCCAGGGGAAAAATACAATTCTCGAAAGTGAATTTTACGTACGATGACAACCGTAAAGTCTTGCAGGATATTTCATTTTCAATTGAACCTGGCGAAATTGTTGCCCTGGTGGGGCGCTCGGGGAGCGGCAAGTCTACGCTCGTGAGTTTATTGCCGCGTTTTTATAGTAATTACAGCGGTGATATCCGGATTGATGATGTGTCTATACGCGAATACCGCCTCAAGGATTTGCGGCGGCAGTTTGCTCTGGTGTCACAGAATGTCACGTTATTTCACGACACTGTGTTGAAAAACATTGCTTACGGACGTTTTGATACCGTGAGCGAAGAAGAAATTATTTCAGCTGCTCGGGCTTCTTATGCGATGGAGTTTATTGAGCGGCTGCCTGACGGTATACATTCGCTGATAGGGGAAAACGGGGTGCTGCTTTCGGGCGGCCAGCGACAGCGTATCGCGATCGCGCGAGCAATTTTAAAAGACGCGCCCATTTTAATTCTGGATGAAGCGACTTCTGCGCTGGATACGGAATCCGAACGTTATATTCAGGCGGCACTGGAAGGTCTCATGAAAAACCGCACTACCCTGGTGATCGCGCATCGGCTTTCAACTATTGAACATGCGGACAAGATTATCGTCCTGGACGAAGGCAGGATTATTGAAGCCGGCAAGCATGAAGAATTACTGAATCGAAACGGTCATTATGCCCGTTTGCACCGCATGCAATTCAAGGACTTGCCTCAGGTTCTGGATGCCGTCAATGAAGCTTGA
- a CDS encoding TIGR00645 family protein produces the protein MIRRPRSLSSIIFMSRWLQAPLYFGLMVILCVYVYEFGIGLSHLVTSVNKLTETGIMLLALDLIDMVMIANLLIMVILGGYQTFISPLNLQNDPERPEWLDEVNAGTMKIKLALALVTISSVHLLRTFIDPSNKDFYVVMWQVVIHATLVLSAIAVALTDKLMTSSHTS, from the coding sequence ATGATCAGACGCCCCCGGTCACTCTCCAGTATCATTTTCATGAGCCGCTGGCTGCAAGCCCCGCTTTATTTTGGGCTCATGGTCATTTTATGTGTATATGTCTATGAATTCGGCATTGGATTAAGCCACTTGGTGACAAGTGTTAATAAATTGACTGAAACCGGTATCATGCTGCTCGCGCTGGACCTGATAGACATGGTCATGATTGCCAACCTGCTTATCATGGTCATTCTGGGCGGTTACCAGACCTTTATCTCGCCGCTGAATCTTCAAAACGACCCGGAACGCCCGGAATGGCTGGATGAAGTCAATGCCGGAACAATGAAAATCAAGCTTGCCCTGGCCCTGGTCACCATTTCTTCGGTACATTTGTTACGTACCTTTATTGATCCCTCCAACAAGGATTTTTATGTTGTCATGTGGCAAGTCGTCATCCATGCCACACTGGTATTGTCCGCCATCGCGGTTGCGCTCACTGACAAACTGATGACTTCCAGCCACACGTCCTAG
- the dapD gene encoding 2,3,4,5-tetrahydropyridine-2,6-dicarboxylate N-succinyltransferase, producing MPSIQQIQSVIEAGFADRASLSPQNTPAEIKNAVQYVVDLLDTGKARIAEKVNGEWQVHEWLKKAVLLYFRIHDNEVMPGSFTRHFDKVPLKYQGHSRDEFVSGGVRVVPPAVARKGAFIASGTILMPSYVNIGAYIDSGTMVDTWATVGSCAQIGKNVHISGGAGIGGVLEPLQAKPTIIEDNCFIGARSEIVEGVIVEEGAVISMGVFIGQSTRIYHRESGSILYGRVPAGSVVVPGSLPGKDGKYSLYCAVIVKQVDAKTRAKTSLNELLRNID from the coding sequence ATGCCATCCATACAACAAATACAGTCCGTCATTGAAGCGGGCTTTGCTGACCGCGCCAGCCTGTCTCCGCAAAATACGCCTGCAGAAATCAAAAACGCGGTGCAATACGTCGTCGATCTCCTGGATACCGGCAAAGCCCGCATCGCGGAAAAAGTGAACGGGGAATGGCAAGTGCATGAATGGCTAAAAAAAGCAGTCCTGTTATATTTCCGCATTCATGATAATGAAGTCATGCCGGGCAGTTTCACTCGGCATTTTGACAAGGTTCCGCTGAAATACCAGGGACATTCCCGCGATGAATTCGTTTCGGGAGGGGTGCGCGTTGTTCCACCCGCAGTGGCTCGCAAAGGTGCTTTTATTGCATCCGGCACCATACTCATGCCTTCCTACGTCAATATAGGCGCATACATTGACAGCGGCACCATGGTGGACACCTGGGCCACTGTAGGATCCTGTGCTCAGATCGGAAAAAATGTGCATATATCCGGCGGCGCCGGCATAGGCGGCGTGCTTGAACCCTTGCAGGCCAAACCTACTATCATTGAAGATAACTGCTTCATAGGCGCGCGGTCTGAGATCGTCGAAGGTGTGATTGTCGAAGAAGGCGCTGTGATCTCCATGGGTGTTTTTATTGGCCAAAGCACGCGCATCTACCATCGCGAATCCGGCAGCATACTCTATGGCCGTGTACCAGCCGGATCTGTCGTCGTACCAGGCAGCCTGCCAGGAAAAGATGGAAAATACAGTTTGTATTGTGCCGTGATCGTCAAACAGGTTGACGCAAAAACGCGTGCAAAAACCAGTCTGAATGAATTACTCCGGAATATTGATTAA
- the dapE gene encoding succinyl-diaminopimelate desuccinylase — MIEKTAAAVIDLARELIARPSITPRDAGCQELIRQRLKAMGFRCESMRFDEVDNLWARIGTAAPLLVFAGHTDVVPPGPESSWASPPFAADVRNGCLFGRGASDMKGALAAMLTAVERFLSATPEFAGSVGFLLTSDEEGPAVNGTAKVIQVLQERGEKIDFCIIGEPSSDQRVGDQIRVGRRGSLHGKLTVHGRQGHVAYPDLTVNPIHMSAPALHELASTAWDQGNAYYPPTTFQISNIHGGTGAANVVPGTLEVLFNYRFSTAVTVDQLKTRAESILRHHGLQFELDWHVSAQPFLTRQGKLITAAQQAIKTLTGLTPLLSTGGGTSDGRFIAPTGAEVIELGVSNATAHHINEHVNTEDLVMLANLYQMILTDIFK; from the coding sequence ATGATTGAAAAGACTGCCGCCGCCGTGATTGACCTGGCCAGGGAATTAATCGCGCGCCCATCCATCACCCCCCGGGATGCGGGGTGTCAGGAATTGATCCGGCAGCGTCTCAAAGCAATGGGCTTCCGCTGCGAATCCATGCGGTTTGATGAGGTGGATAACCTCTGGGCGCGTATCGGAACTGCCGCGCCGCTGCTGGTTTTTGCAGGACATACGGATGTTGTGCCACCAGGGCCTGAATCTTCCTGGGCTTCGCCTCCTTTTGCAGCGGATGTCCGGAATGGCTGTTTGTTTGGGCGTGGAGCTTCCGATATGAAAGGCGCCCTCGCGGCCATGCTCACGGCAGTTGAGCGGTTTCTCTCCGCCACACCCGAATTTGCAGGCTCCGTGGGTTTTCTCTTGACCAGTGATGAAGAAGGGCCGGCTGTAAACGGCACAGCAAAAGTAATACAGGTATTGCAGGAGCGCGGAGAAAAAATCGATTTCTGCATTATAGGCGAGCCCAGTTCAGATCAGAGGGTTGGCGACCAGATCCGCGTAGGCCGTAGAGGCTCCCTGCATGGAAAGTTGACTGTGCACGGCAGGCAAGGCCATGTTGCTTATCCTGACCTCACTGTCAATCCCATCCATATGAGTGCCCCGGCGCTGCATGAACTCGCCAGCACAGCCTGGGACCAGGGTAATGCTTATTATCCTCCCACCACCTTCCAGATTTCAAACATACACGGGGGCACCGGCGCGGCGAATGTTGTTCCGGGCACGCTGGAAGTATTATTCAATTACCGCTTCTCGACTGCCGTCACCGTCGACCAGTTAAAAACGCGCGCAGAATCCATCCTGAGACATCACGGCCTGCAATTCGAGCTTGACTGGCACGTCAGCGCGCAACCCTTTCTGACTCGTCAGGGCAAACTGATCACGGCAGCACAGCAAGCGATAAAAACACTCACCGGCCTGACGCCGCTCCTTTCCACAGGCGGCGGAACTTCTGACGGACGATTTATTGCGCCGACCGGCGCCGAAGTCATTGAACTGGGTGTTTCGAATGCTACCGCTCACCACATCAATGAACACGTAAACACAGAAGACCTGGTGATGCTTGCGAATTTATACCAGATGATTTTGACTGATATATTCAAATAA